The following proteins are encoded in a genomic region of Gemmatimonadota bacterium:
- a CDS encoding molybdopterin-dependent oxidoreductase — PDDKGRINTYPSYPYAACVAVVEVDVETGVITLLRYVTVHDCGTVINPLLVEGQFQGADAQGLGGLIYEQLSYDDNGQLQTGTFMDYTLPTAVEVPSVEIHHQEVPSPFTPLGTKGAGESGVSSPFGTIVSAVENALAPFGVKIHDTPLTPQRVWRMIQAAKKGNNGGAKA, encoded by the coding sequence GCCGGACGACAAAGGCCGCATCAACACCTATCCCTCTTATCCCTATGCGGCCTGCGTGGCCGTGGTGGAGGTGGATGTTGAAACCGGCGTGATCACCCTCCTGCGCTATGTGACCGTCCACGACTGCGGCACCGTCATCAATCCCCTATTGGTCGAAGGGCAGTTTCAGGGCGCCGACGCACAGGGGCTCGGGGGGCTGATCTATGAACAGCTCAGCTATGATGACAACGGCCAACTCCAGACCGGGACGTTCATGGACTATACCCTGCCCACCGCCGTGGAAGTGCCGAGTGTTGAGATTCACCACCAGGAAGTCCCAAGCCCGTTCACACCACTCGGCACCAAGGGTGCGGGCGAGTCCGGCGTGTCCAGTCCGTTCGGGACCATCGTCAGTGCGGTGGAAAACGCCCTCGCGCCCTTTGGGGTGAAAATCCACGACACCCCGCTGACTCCACAACGGGTGTGGCGCATGATTCAAGCGGCCAAGAAGGGCAATAACGGAGGGGCGAAGGCATGA